The uncultured Cohaesibacter sp. genome window below encodes:
- a CDS encoding IS91 family transposase, with amino-acid sequence MSRSKLEIADIFRQYGPAWRQANKGHISLDQLKVMSAIEACRTEALGGHVAACAKCGHHHIAYNSCKNRHCPKCQGPAARDWMTARAEDLLPVEYFHLVFTLPAGIAQIAYWNKRALYGLLFRSSAETVMTIAADPKRMGAKVGMTSVLHTWGSALTHHPHIHMIVPGGGLSPDGTRWVGSKPGFFLHVRVLSRLFRRLFLEGMLALHQSDKLAFFGDLAGLSEPEAFAAWLAPLRRTEWVVYAKPPFGGPEAVLAYLSRYTHRVAISNNRLISADASTVTFRWKDYRIKSGDQQKIMQLATPEFIRRFLLHVLPAGFHRIRHYGVLASANRKANIARIRTILGVEQPQEDNKEEPAAEVIPLTLREPCPGCGGPMRIIEIFRRGQKPLSRAPPREKAA; translated from the coding sequence GTGTCTCGCTCCAAGCTGGAGATAGCCGATATCTTTCGACAATATGGCCCAGCCTGGCGACAAGCCAACAAGGGACATATAAGCCTTGACCAACTCAAGGTGATGTCAGCAATAGAGGCCTGCCGAACCGAGGCGCTTGGCGGGCATGTGGCAGCTTGTGCCAAGTGTGGCCACCATCACATCGCCTATAATTCTTGCAAGAACCGCCATTGCCCGAAGTGTCAGGGTCCCGCCGCTCGTGACTGGATGACAGCAAGAGCCGAAGACCTGTTGCCAGTCGAGTATTTCCACCTCGTCTTCACCCTCCCAGCGGGGATTGCCCAGATTGCCTACTGGAACAAGCGAGCACTCTATGGGCTGTTGTTCAGGAGCTCTGCGGAAACGGTCATGACCATCGCCGCGGATCCCAAGCGTATGGGTGCCAAGGTTGGAATGACCTCTGTGCTGCATACATGGGGTTCGGCACTGACGCATCATCCTCACATCCATATGATCGTGCCCGGCGGAGGCCTGTCACCAGATGGCACAAGGTGGGTGGGATCCAAGCCCGGCTTCTTCCTGCATGTGCGGGTGCTATCCCGGCTGTTCCGACGGCTGTTTCTGGAAGGAATGCTGGCTTTGCATCAGTCTGACAAGCTCGCCTTCTTCGGGGATTTGGCAGGACTATCTGAGCCAGAGGCGTTTGCCGCCTGGTTGGCACCACTCCGCAGAACCGAATGGGTGGTCTATGCCAAGCCTCCCTTTGGCGGCCCGGAAGCTGTGTTGGCCTATCTCAGCCGATACACCCATCGGGTGGCAATCTCCAATAACCGGCTGATCAGTGCGGATGCCAGTACCGTGACTTTCCGCTGGAAGGATTACCGTATCAAATCGGGAGATCAACAAAAGATCATGCAATTGGCGACGCCCGAGTTCATCCGTCGCTTCCTGCTCCATGTCCTGCCTGCAGGCTTTCATAGGATCCGGCATTACGGGGTCCTGGCCAGCGCCAACCGCAAGGCCAACATTGCGAGGATCCGCACAATTCTGGGAGTTGAGCAACCGCAGGAAGATAACAAAGAGGAACCGGCTGCAGAGGTCATTCCGCTAACCCTGCGGGAACCCTGTCCTGGTTGCGGTGGCCCCATGCGGATCATCGAGATCTTCCGGCGAGGTCAGAAGCCACTATCCCGGGCGCCACCAAGGGAAAAGGCCGCATGA
- a CDS encoding cyclophilin-like fold protein, with translation MTQSLDTEIQFLEFNMLKSGLLLAMLSFLSVAFVAGSHAATTLPSRAIENGTKVRIVIGNAVVPAVLNDSKTSRALIEKLPYSAKVYRGSSGFCGTISDEFPVDAKDLHSGWLNGDIVYSPGTDELAIPYKREEVSKTLYDGLVTLGAISTPLETMDAFERSITIRIELE, from the coding sequence TTGACGCAATCACTGGATACCGAAATTCAATTTCTGGAGTTTAACATGCTCAAATCAGGGCTATTGCTGGCCATGCTTTCATTTCTATCAGTTGCGTTTGTCGCGGGAAGTCATGCAGCCACAACCCTTCCAAGCCGCGCTATTGAGAACGGCACAAAAGTTCGAATAGTGATTGGAAATGCTGTGGTTCCGGCCGTGCTAAACGACAGCAAAACGTCTCGGGCTCTCATCGAAAAATTGCCATATTCAGCCAAAGTATACAGAGGGTCTTCGGGCTTTTGCGGCACCATAAGCGATGAGTTTCCGGTAGATGCCAAGGATCTGCACAGTGGTTGGCTCAATGGCGATATTGTCTACTCGCCAGGAACCGATGAACTGGCCATTCCATACAAGCGGGAGGAAGTCTCTAAGACTCTCTACGATGGGCTCGTGACCTTGGGTGCCATTTCAACGCCCCTGGAAACCATGGATGCCTTCGAGAGGAGTATCACCATCCGCATCGAGCTGGAATAA
- a CDS encoding NAD(P)H-dependent oxidoreductase, producing the protein MNRREFLKTELLLAATMGGGVLAASLTQAQTPDGNHRTNIKTLLIASHPYPERSIINKGLQKAAESVEGVMVRNLETIYGFDTRAIDAQAERDFTREHDRIVFMFPTHWFNITPMMKAYLNEVWGNVGPGLWQGKEMLVVTTAAGGASTYGETGRLGIALEDVFTPMQASALHAGMKYLPPLAFQSVTASELPNYQQRLIERLQS; encoded by the coding sequence ATGAACCGACGTGAATTTCTGAAAACGGAGCTGCTTCTGGCGGCTACGATGGGTGGCGGGGTTCTTGCGGCTAGCCTAACGCAGGCGCAGACACCTGATGGTAATCACAGAACCAATATCAAAACGCTACTGATTGCTTCCCACCCCTATCCCGAACGGTCCATCATAAACAAGGGGTTGCAGAAGGCTGCTGAGAGTGTTGAAGGCGTGATGGTGCGAAATCTTGAAACCATCTACGGGTTTGACACGCGAGCCATAGACGCGCAGGCGGAGCGCGATTTCACCAGAGAGCACGACCGGATTGTCTTCATGTTCCCGACCCATTGGTTCAACATCACACCGATGATGAAAGCCTACCTCAACGAGGTATGGGGTAATGTCGGGCCTGGATTGTGGCAAGGCAAGGAAATGCTTGTGGTGACGACCGCAGCCGGAGGCGCTTCCACATATGGTGAAACCGGCAGGCTTGGCATAGCCTTAGAAGACGTGTTTACGCCGATGCAAGCGAGCGCTCTGCATGCCGGCATGAAATATCTGCCACCATTGGCTTTTCAGTCGGTGACAGCATCGGAATTGCCGAACTATCAGCAACGGTTGATCGAAAGGCTGCAAAGCTGA
- a CDS encoding site-specific integrase: MTEERTTPLRQRMIEDMRIRGMGDKAQKAHIRAIKDFAAFLGHTPDDATPEELRAYQLHMTDAGITPTTFNARIVALRFFFTMTCGREEMKRYMQFRREPRKLPVVLSIEEVSDLLMAAPGPGLKYRAALSIAYGAGLRASEVCNLKVCDIDSDRMLIHVEQGKGGKDRKVMLSPGLLHLLRTYWREARPGGWLFPGKSTINPISPRQLSRAFGSAKNMAGIRKTATLHTLRHSFATHLLEANTDVRVIQVLLGHAKLSTTAQYTHVATKTIRDTVSPFEMLASLQDQTVKRSLE; encoded by the coding sequence ATGACGGAGGAGAGAACCACACCCTTACGCCAACGAATGATCGAAGATATGCGCATACGCGGAATGGGCGACAAAGCGCAAAAGGCCCATATCAGGGCGATCAAGGATTTTGCAGCCTTTCTTGGTCATACCCCGGACGACGCCACACCGGAAGAATTACGCGCCTATCAACTTCACATGACAGATGCCGGCATAACACCGACAACCTTCAATGCCCGTATCGTGGCGCTCCGCTTCTTTTTCACCATGACCTGTGGTCGCGAGGAGATGAAGCGGTATATGCAGTTCCGCAGAGAGCCGCGCAAGCTGCCAGTAGTTCTGAGCATTGAAGAAGTTTCAGATCTGCTGATGGCCGCACCAGGACCAGGTCTGAAGTACCGTGCCGCGCTCAGCATCGCCTATGGGGCCGGGCTGCGGGCATCCGAGGTTTGCAATCTCAAGGTTTGTGACATCGACAGTGACAGGATGCTGATCCATGTCGAACAGGGTAAAGGAGGCAAGGACCGCAAGGTCATGCTATCTCCGGGCTTGCTGCATCTATTGCGAACCTATTGGCGCGAGGCTCGCCCGGGAGGTTGGCTGTTTCCGGGCAAGTCGACGATCAACCCGATTTCACCACGACAATTGAGCCGTGCCTTTGGGTCGGCAAAGAATATGGCCGGGATCAGGAAGACCGCGACCCTGCATACATTGCGACACAGCTTTGCCACTCATCTGCTCGAAGCCAACACGGATGTGCGGGTGATACAGGTCTTGCTCGGCCATGCCAAGCTGTCCACGACGGCGCAATATACCCATGTTGCCACCAAGACAATCCGAGACACCGTCAGCCCCTTTGAGATGCTGGCCAGCTTGCAGGATCAAACCGTGAAGCGAAGCCTAGAATAA